A genome region from Leptospira saintgironsiae includes the following:
- a CDS encoding DUF4238 domain-containing protein — MRNVAINMNNIPRRHHWVPQFYLEYFAVPDSIGTKSPEIWCFQRSGTDKPEFKTGIRAVAAKNDLYSKIFGDSKDTTLESEFSEVEGLMSQIWETLAYGNFDFSKSDAYKKGFSLFLGLMLVRHPIQFSDWEKLHKRIVNILDEVKKESDKVTLEISGTELELDFKEYDSYRNQNSTELKNSFLDSAKENIMRLAEQLLKKRWSIVHCDKPSLITSDSPILILNDKNKGINRPDTKIIFPISPYRAFIIDDLIDKPHWQYYPISESNAHELNYLQWVSSDIKFMFSPRSIPDVLTEILKVVDRNSV, encoded by the coding sequence ATGCGCAATGTTGCAATAAATATGAATAATATACCAAGAAGACATCATTGGGTACCGCAATTTTATTTAGAATACTTTGCTGTACCAGATTCTATAGGAACGAAAAGTCCGGAAATATGGTGCTTTCAGAGAAGCGGTACTGACAAACCGGAATTTAAAACCGGTATCCGCGCTGTTGCTGCCAAGAACGATTTATACTCTAAAATATTCGGAGATAGCAAAGATACGACTCTTGAATCGGAATTTTCAGAAGTTGAAGGATTAATGAGCCAAATATGGGAAACTTTAGCTTATGGTAATTTCGACTTTAGTAAATCTGATGCTTATAAAAAAGGATTTTCTCTTTTCCTTGGTTTAATGTTAGTGAGACATCCAATTCAATTTTCTGATTGGGAAAAACTTCATAAAAGAATAGTTAATATACTTGATGAAGTTAAAAAAGAATCAGATAAGGTGACCCTTGAAATATCCGGCACAGAATTGGAATTAGATTTTAAGGAGTATGATTCATATAGAAATCAAAACTCTACGGAATTAAAGAATTCTTTTCTCGACAGTGCGAAAGAAAACATAATGCGTTTGGCTGAGCAATTGCTGAAAAAAAGATGGTCGATTGTTCATTGTGATAAGCCATCTCTTATAACGAGCGATAGTCCCATTCTAATTTTGAATGATAAAAATAAAGGTATCAATAGACCGGATACAAAAATTATATTCCCCATATCTCCATATCGTGCCTTTATAATTGATGATTTGATCGACAAACCACATTGGCAATACTATCCTATATCTGAAAGCAATGCTCATGAATTAAACTATCTACAATGGGTTTCTTCAGATATTAAATTTATGTTTTCACCTCGCTCAATA
- a CDS encoding TraY domain-containing protein, with protein sequence MLCKRSDRSKCGEARARVA encoded by the coding sequence TTGCTCTGCAAACGAAGTGACAGAAGCAAATGTGGCGAAGCCCGAGCGAGAGTTGCGTAA
- a CDS encoding helix-turn-helix domain-containing protein gives MKLKTKDFGLLLNKELKNKDFKKEYDALSNEFTLAKEIIKLRKKRNLTQKDLAEKIGTSQPAIARIESGNYRNLSLSFINRLAKALDAEPVIHLKSKGA, from the coding sequence ATGAAACTTAAGACTAAAGACTTTGGTTTGCTTTTAAATAAAGAACTTAAGAATAAAGATTTTAAGAAAGAATATGATGCTCTTTCCAATGAATTTACTCTTGCCAAAGAGATTATTAAACTTCGTAAAAAAAGAAATCTAACTCAGAAAGATTTAGCGGAAAAGATAGGCACATCTCAGCCTGCAATTGCAAGAATTGAGTCAGGAAATTATAGGAATTTATCGCTTTCTTTTATTAATCGTTTAGCTAAAGCATTAGATGCGGAACCCGTTATTCATCTAAAAAGTAAAGGTGCTTAA